The stretch of DNA AGAAAAAACCTTAGTATACAAAAGATTGGAGCAGTTTTTAAAAGAATTAGATGAGGTTGTAATTGAATATTTTGAACACTTTGAGGATAGCAAAATTTATCATGAAGGAAAACATAGATACAACTTCCAAACCTTACTTGATTTTTTTAAAAAATATCCTGACGAGGAAGGAGAGAACAGTATTTGGGAAACAGAAGATGGGGAAGGCTTAATAATGGCAAATGTTATTACAAAATACTTGATTGAGGATTATTGCAAGACAAAAACCGACCCTTCCATATAATCTATTGCTCTTTGAGGGGAGTAATTTAGTAAACATCTTTATCGCAAGACTGCTCTATTGTACTGTTGTCTTGGGACGATATTTTATTCCTATCGACCATAATAATCTTTTTCATGCTTACTTATTCATTTTAGATTTCAATCTAAAAAATGCTTTTCAATATTTAGACAATGTATTGTCTCTTTCCATTAAATACCCATTAGGATTTTTATAGACTATTGTGTACATTGAGTGGTTATAAGATTCGCTAAACAAATAAGATAAAATGAAGCAGACAGTAATTACATTACTTTTATTCAGCATTATTTATTCGATAACTGCTCAGCAAGATACCTGTTTAAATAATTTAACATTAGGCATTTCATTTCCTCCTGTTGCAGATAACACGCAAAGATCTTTTGCCAAAAACCACTTAGATTTTCTTGGTGTTACAAAAATTCGTTTTGCTGAAAATTGGGCATTTAGAGAACCTAGCCAAGGTAATTTTAATTGGCAGCCGCTTGACGATAGAATTAATTGGGCGTACAATAATGGCTATGAAATCTTGTTAACGATTCAGTCTAATGCACCCAATTGGGCTTGTTCAGTATTACAAAACCCACAATCTTGTGTTTTTAATAACAACAATGATTTTAAAACTTACATTGATCTTTTATTACAGAGATACCCAAACAAAATTAGTAAAATTCAATTTGGAAATGAGTGGCAAGCAAGTTATTGGTATGTAGGAAGCGCAAATGATTTTATTCAAGCTAATAATATTTTATACCATGCTGTACAAACGCATTCGCCCACAACAAAGGTAGTTTTAGGAGGTTTTACGACCATTTCACTACGGTTTTTAGCAGGATGTAATGGTTATGTCAATTCATTTTATGATGATGATGGGGTATTTTATGACGCTACTTATTTAGCAACTCATTGCCCTACGCCTGCGATTCAAAATGTTGTTAATAGAATTGATTCGGTGCTTCAATATGCAGAATATGATATGATAGATCTCCATTTTTATGATGATGTTGAACAGTGGGACGACTATTATCTAAATTTCTCAGATACAATTTCAAAGCCAATTATTGTATCAGAGTTTGGAGGACCAAATATGAATTACGAACCTTATTCAGATGCTTTTCAGGCAGATCGAATTTTTAAATATGTCAACACATTAGATAGTCTTCAAATCGCAGAAGCTTATTTCTTTAAATTAGTAGAGGGGACGGCAAACCCCGCACATTCTACCTCTGGATTGATTGATGATACTACTCTTTTGGAAAAGCCTGCCTATCATCTGTTTAAAGCTTTTATAGCTTGTTCTCCATTGTCTATTCAAGATTTTCAGTACGATAAAAAAATTAAATTTTATCCCAACCCCATGAAAGATTATACTACCATTGAATTTCAGGAAAAAAATCAAGGGAATGAAAAGACAATTTCAATTTACGGAAGCAATGGAAAAATAGTTTGGTTTAAGGAAGGGATTTATAACAATTATTATACCCTTAAAAGAGGGACACTGACAGCTGGTTTTTATTCTGTAAAAATTAGGGATAAAACAGGAGTAATTGCAAGGGGAAAATTAATCGTAGAATGAAAAGTTACTAGGCGAAATAAGGAACACTTTGCTATCAAGAGCTATAATAATTTTTTCTAAAAAAGAGAGAAAAGAAACAATTATTATCATTATATGAAGAACTTGATTTTAAGTAAAGGCTAATCTTTTAATAAAAAATCAAAAAAAAAGTGTATCTTGGGACTCTAATACAATGTATTATAACAAGATTCATTCCCCTTTAAGAGTTTCAAAACTTTGTGCTAAAATGAGAGATCATAATCTATTTGCAGCAGTTTTTTGCTTTGTTTGCTTATTTACGATTTGTTTGTCCCAAGAAGTAAAGTCAGCTCCTCAGACTTCAAAAGTTGATTATACAGATTATCTACCTAAATACAGAACCTTATCAGAGGGGTTTCTTATCTCAAAAATTGATTACACAACAGAAGATATGATTGTCTTCTTTAGATACATTGCTAATCAAAATAATGATGTGATTACTTTTTATGGTTCCAATAGAGAAAATACCTGGAAATTAACCACCGCAAATCAATCTAAAACTTCTGAAGCTTATACTGTTACTCGCTTGGCTTCTGTTCAGAATATCCGAATTAATGACGAAGCAAAAATAGAGCGATTAGAGGCTAGTGCTCAAGAGCGTATCAGTGCTAGAAAAGGTGATATTATTACTTGTGAAGTTCATTTCAAAATGATGCCTCGTACGGTTAGAACGGTTCATTTAGTAGGTGGGGATCTTGCTAAAAGTGGCGCTTATCGATTTAATTGTAACGATATTCTCCTAAAAAGCAAAGACAGTAAAATCTTAGGCACTGAAGAGCAAATGAAAGCCTCTATTCAGCGTTTTTATAGCAAACAAGAACTGGTAAATTATCCTGATATTAATAGTGTAACAACACTAGAAGAACAAAAAGCACTTAAAAAGAAAAATGAAAATACAGAACGAGTTGTAAACCCTTTGGCAAAATCGTTGGAGCCTATAGATTATATGCCCAAATCTATTGCTTCTATTGAGGACATGGCTTGCAATGAACGAGTGATTTTAACCAATGTTTATTTTCACGATAATAAAGCTGAATTTGCTGGTCGAATTAAAGCAATGAAAACAATCAACCTTATTGTTGATTATCTAAATTTTCACCCAAAGGCCAAAATTGTTTTGCATGGTCATACAGATGTTTTTGGTAATTCTTTTAGAAATTTAGAACTTTCTCAAAAAAGGGTTTTGATAGTAAAACGTACCATTACTAGTAAAGGAATTAATGAAAATAGAATTATTACAGTACATCATGGAGGTGCGCAACCTTTGATTCAGTATAAGAATGGTAGTGAATTGAATCGTAGAGTAGAGGCGGAAGTATTGTGTTCGGGAGTGATGAAAAATCCAGCCATCAATACTAGAGATTCCATGTCTTCTGTCAAATAAAAAATCCTGTATAGAAATAGGCAAAATGCCCCAATAAAAAAAGTCAATAGGAATTTTCCTATTGACTTTTTTTATTGGGAGGATACTGATAAGCTTCAGGTTGATAGCGAACGATTCTATCAATAATTTCTGTTTCGTTGTCTGTCAGTGCTAATAGTTCTCCGTAAGGTTGACCAGCAGTCACGGTTTGCATTAAATCCCATACAGGGCGTTTTTGCGTCCAGTGTTCTACTCCAAATAGGATCATGGGAGATACAAATCGGCTAATGCGTGGATCTTTATTATAGGCTGCATAATGATTTTGGCAAGCATCCTGAAAAATTTCTTGCGTTGTACCAGCACTACCAGGAGCAAAAATAACTCCGTGTTTGGCAATGGCCAACAAACCATCTTCACGAACCGAATTGGCGAAATATTTGGCTATATGGGTCGCAAAGGGAGCAGGAGGTTCATGCCCATATAGCCAGGTAGGAATACCTATGCTCATACATTGGGGCTTCATTGCCTCAGTTAATGGATAATGGTCAATGACTTGCATGGCTCGATGCAACCAGTCCCAGTCGTCGTATTCTTTGCCTTTGACGGCTCCTTTGGGGCGTGGTTTCATTAGAGTGATGGCCTGATCCAAATCTGCTAAACTTCGGCTTGCAAAATAAGCGCCAAGATGCGTTGCTTCCATAATACCAGGACCGCCGCCACTAACCAATAAAAAGCCTTTTTGAGTCAGTTCCCAAGCAATACGAGCTACTTTTTGATAAAAAGGGTCACTGCGTTCAATGCCATGACCTCCCATAATAGCAACTACTTTGCGCCCTTTTATGGCTTCCATTAATGCTTCTGTGATGCTGTGGTCATGCAACCTACGCATTAAACTAGTGTGTATAGAGGAAGGGAGGTCTTTTCCTTGATTGACATATTGATCGTAGATTTTGTAATCTAAGGTTTGATGATAACCATTCGTTAATGTAGGATCAAAACCATGGAAAAGTTCTTGAGGGTTATACAAATGTGCTAAATGCGATTTAAACAACATTTCTTTGGCATTGGGAATAACAACGCCACCAGTTTGTACAATATGCCCAGCAACACGATCTGATAAGTCACAACCTAAAAATAGACTATTAGCATAGCTTTTTTGGTTCATAATCGTTTCGTATTCGCTTAAATCAAGACTTTGTACGGCAACTTTGGGCAGGGATAGCTCGGCAGAATGAAGCCATTTTAAAAAATCTGTTTTATTATCAATTTCTTTCATACATTACTCCGTTTAAAAAATCGCACTACATTGATTACCAGTATTATATATTTCCATAGCTTAAAATACTAAAAAGCTGATAATTAATGTAGTGCAAGATGCTTTTTTATGTTTTTTATTAAAAAACTAAAAAATCAACGGAGTATTATTCATAATAACATTTTATCATTACTCTGGAATAAAATAGTATGAGTTATGCTGCTACTGCATAGTCATGAGCACTATCGCTTAGAGCTCGTGGTGCCTATCGAATAGCGTTATGTGGTAAAAGTTTGATTTTGAGTTGTTTTTGTGTTTGAATTGCGCCTAGCAGTAGCAACAAGAGCAAATTTTTTGTTGAGAAGCTTACTTTCTAACCAACTAATAATATCAAAATTTTTGATGATCATATATTCAAAAGGATCGTCTTCAATTTTTTCAAATTTAGCCTTGTACAGTTGAGTTAATTGGATTAACTCAGCGCTATTTTGAATGTTAATCAACTTTTTTAGAAATTGTAACGTAACTTTCTCAAATTTATGAACCTTCTGCATTCGCTTGATAAAATTATAGGTAGAACGCAATTTGTAGTCTAAATACTGAAAACTCCCTAGTTCCACATGATTGATTAGATGTAGAAGGTGAGCCATACACATAACATCTTCTCGGAGGTTTTCTTTTTTGTATTCTAATGTTTTGGCAACCCAAGTTTCCGATTCAGAATAATTTCCTAAACCAAAGTAGGCATAGGCAATGCTATAGGATAATTCAACCTGTAATAAAATCAATCCAAACGCCACCAAATCATCTTCTAGTACAATTTTGACAGCTTCTTCCAATACTGTTTTGGTTTTATCAAAATAAGCATTTTGGGTATAAAATTGTAACTCTAAGGCAATGGCATAATAGTGGGTTAGCCTTTGGATGGCTTCACTTTTGGTTTTATAAATTTGGGGAATATCCTTTAAGTAATTTAGATGAACAAAAAATGTTTCTTTTCGATTCAGCAAAATGCAACAACCCAATAAATTATAATGAGCAGGGATTACTGTAGGCATAATGTAGTCTTCAAAAACTTTAGGATTCTTTTGGATCACCTCTACAAAGCTTTTACTAGATTCGTACCCTTGTCTAAAATTAGTATTAATCTCATGTATTTTTGTCCAAATATTATGGTAACGAGCCACGGCTTTGGCATTGTTAGGACTAGGGAGTTTTTTTAGCAGCGGATGTTCACTAAATTGCTGTGCGATTTGGATCGCCTGTTCTTCTCTAGAATAGCCTTCTTTGAAGGTGTACTTATAAATATCATAAGCAAGATGTCTATACTGACTCAATAAAGACAATGAGGCTAAATTTTCATGGCCAAATACTTTATTTTCTTCCATGTAACGATCCAATGTTTCAGTATATGGACGCAACAAAGCAAGGCGAAAATCCCAAAACGCTAATTCTCCAGCATGGTGATAAAGTTGGGATTCAATAATAATTCGTTTGGCTTTTTTTATTAATTTTTGGCACAAACCAATAAGCCGTTTATTGTACAAAAGCTCTATTTCTAGTAATAATTCATGAACTTGAATGTTATGAGTAGACTCAGAATGATAGGCTCTGAGGCTTCTTAATATTGATTTAATCAAATAGTTTTTGGCAACAGATAGCTGTTTGATAAACTTCTCATTTTTAAACTTTTTTTTGATTAAATCTTCTTGGTAATTTTCTTGTGCGTCGATAGCATCAAACAGCTTTAGATAAGAGGGATTGGCTCCATTTTTTGCACAAAACTTCTTCACGTATCCTTTTTCAGATACAGACAGTGACTTGATGAGTTGAAATAAGTATAATTTTTGATTTTGTTCCATAGGTTTTAGTTATAAAAAGAGCATAATTGGGGCTCTACTAAGAAAACACATAGGACATAATTCTAGTTTAGGGGGACAAAGGTGTATGGGCAAAATGTGCCTTGATGTAATTTAATAACTTGCAAAATAAGCAGATTTATAGTCGGTTTTTATTGATAATACTTAATAAAACATCTTTGTAATTTTTGCCAATCGGAATAATTTTCTTCTCAATTTGTATGGTATTCCCTTCAATAATTGAAATGTTTCCTAAATTGACAATAAACGATCGGTGAACTCGCATAAAAATATCAGAAGGCAATTTGATTTCTAAGCTTTTCATGGTTTGCAAGGTAACAACTCTACCGTTGGGGGTATGTAATATAACATAATCTTTTAGCCCTTCGATATAGTTGATTTCATCAAAACGAATTTTTATGAGCTTTTTGTCTGCTTTTACAAAAATGTAGTCCGAAGATTCTGTGCTAGAATCGACTGTAGGCTCATTTTCTTGCAATTGTTGCCCTTGCGCAACGGCTTTGTTTACAGCTTTTGCAAAACGATCTAATGAAATGGGTTTTAGCAGGTAGTCAACAACATTTAATTCGTAGCCATCCATGGCATATTCGGAGTAAGCAGTTGTAAAAATAACCTGGGGTGGATTAGAGAGGGTTTTTAGAAAATCAATGCCAGAAATTTGGGGCATCTGAATGTCCAAAAACATTAGATCAACCGTTTTGCTATTTAATGCTTCAAAAGCTTCTACAGCATTATTGCATTTAGCAATAAGGTGGAGGGCTGGAAACTTACTGATGTAAGTTTCTATAACTTCTTGGGCTAGGGGCTCGTCATCAACAATAATTACATTCATTGTAGTCTGGATTTTATAGATGTATAAATGATTAGATCGTTAGCTTAGATTAATTTTTAGATTAACTAAATAAATATCGTCCGTTTCGTGAATATCTAATTTGTACTTATCAGGATAAATTAATTCTAATCGCCGTTTTACATTTGTCAAACCAATTCCCCCTTGAAAATACCGTTCGTCTTTTTCGGTCGTCTTACTATTTTGGATTGTAAAATCTATGGTATTGTCCTCTATGTACAATAAGCACTCTACAAAACCTTGTGTAATACTTTGGCTTAAGCCGTGTTTAAAACTATTTTCCAAAAAGGTAATAAACAGCAGCGGGGCAATGGTATAATTGGCAGGACTATCTCCTGCGCATTCAAATTCTATTCTAGCCTTATCTCCATAACGGGTTCTTTCTAAAGCTAAGTAGTTTTGGATATAATTGATTTCTTGTTCTAAAGGTACCTTTTTTTCATTACTTTTATAAAGCATGTAACGCATCATTTCAGAAAGCCGCAAGACAATTTCGGGGGCTTTATCTGATTTTTTTAGGGTTAGTGCATATAAACTATTTAGGGTGTTAAAAAGAAAATGAGGGTTGATTTGCGATTTTAAAAAACTTAATTCAGATTGCAGGTTTTTGTTTTCTAAATCTTTTTGTACTGCTTGTTGAAAAAACCATTCTTTGATGATTTTTAGGATGGTACTGATTATCAAGGTCAAAAATAAAAGTATAAAATGACCATATTGCTTTTTTAGCAATTCAATCTGAGCATCTATATTGTCGTTGCCTGCAATGTTCCAATATAAACAAACCATTTCAATTGGCATCACAATAGCTGCCGTAAATAATAAGAGCAACAAATAGGATATAAATCGTTTTTTAGAAAGATAATTGGGGATTAGATATAGGTAATTGGTATAGACAATTAACATTAGAAAAAAAACGTGGATCAGTGTGTTGCGGAGAATGATAATAAAACTTTCTTCTCCACTGTCTAAGAACAACAACGTTAGAATATAAAAGAACCAAATAAGGCTATGATAAACAACTCTTTTTGAGATGAATTCATAGGTGTTTTTTAATCCATTTTGTGCAGCAAGTAATGACATAAATTAATTGAATGTGTGGTCCATTTATCAGATTGTCAGTCCCTAAGAATTAATAAATTTTGGGATTTATTACAATAATAAGATTTATTGCCCTAAATTTGTGCAAAATTAGACTAGACAGTATTCAAACCCGACTAAAATTATTTGATGAAATAAACGATTGAGGTAAGTACAAAGATAAATATAGTAGGCTAACATTTTGGTTAGTAGCTATATAGCTAGGGGTTTGCTATTTAGTGTGACGTTAAACTCATACTTTTTTTTTGATAGCTATCATCAACTAATATAAACTTAAATAGGGGGGATTTGATTTTCTTGCATCATTAGAATAGTTGTTATCAAAACTCCTAAATTTTTATTCACTAAAAAATCATTATTACTAATGAGAATTTCAGATTTTGTTGAAGTAAAAAATAGAAAATTAAAGCAGAGATATTCTGGCAATAAAGTAGAAGCTGGACATTGGATAGAGGATTACCTAAATGGTGATATAGATATGAAAGGTGATTTCATGGATTTCATCAACAATATTAAAGAAGTATGTGAATTTAGCTTTGTAGGTCACCACTACA from Aureispira anguillae encodes:
- a CDS encoding T9SS type A sorting domain-containing protein, giving the protein MKQTVITLLLFSIIYSITAQQDTCLNNLTLGISFPPVADNTQRSFAKNHLDFLGVTKIRFAENWAFREPSQGNFNWQPLDDRINWAYNNGYEILLTIQSNAPNWACSVLQNPQSCVFNNNNDFKTYIDLLLQRYPNKISKIQFGNEWQASYWYVGSANDFIQANNILYHAVQTHSPTTKVVLGGFTTISLRFLAGCNGYVNSFYDDDGVFYDATYLATHCPTPAIQNVVNRIDSVLQYAEYDMIDLHFYDDVEQWDDYYLNFSDTISKPIIVSEFGGPNMNYEPYSDAFQADRIFKYVNTLDSLQIAEAYFFKLVEGTANPAHSTSGLIDDTTLLEKPAYHLFKAFIACSPLSIQDFQYDKKIKFYPNPMKDYTTIEFQEKNQGNEKTISIYGSNGKIVWFKEGIYNNYYTLKRGTLTAGFYSVKIRDKTGVIARGKLIVE
- a CDS encoding OmpA family protein codes for the protein MRDHNLFAAVFCFVCLFTICLSQEVKSAPQTSKVDYTDYLPKYRTLSEGFLISKIDYTTEDMIVFFRYIANQNNDVITFYGSNRENTWKLTTANQSKTSEAYTVTRLASVQNIRINDEAKIERLEASAQERISARKGDIITCEVHFKMMPRTVRTVHLVGGDLAKSGAYRFNCNDILLKSKDSKILGTEEQMKASIQRFYSKQELVNYPDINSVTTLEEQKALKKKNENTERVVNPLAKSLEPIDYMPKSIASIEDMACNERVILTNVYFHDNKAEFAGRIKAMKTINLIVDYLNFHPKAKIVLHGHTDVFGNSFRNLELSQKRVLIVKRTITSKGINENRIITVHHGGAQPLIQYKNGSELNRRVEAEVLCSGVMKNPAINTRDSMSSVK
- a CDS encoding LOG family protein, translating into MKEIDNKTDFLKWLHSAELSLPKVAVQSLDLSEYETIMNQKSYANSLFLGCDLSDRVAGHIVQTGGVVIPNAKEMLFKSHLAHLYNPQELFHGFDPTLTNGYHQTLDYKIYDQYVNQGKDLPSSIHTSLMRRLHDHSITEALMEAIKGRKVVAIMGGHGIERSDPFYQKVARIAWELTQKGFLLVSGGGPGIMEATHLGAYFASRSLADLDQAITLMKPRPKGAVKGKEYDDWDWLHRAMQVIDHYPLTEAMKPQCMSIGIPTWLYGHEPPAPFATHIAKYFANSVREDGLLAIAKHGVIFAPGSAGTTQEIFQDACQNHYAAYNKDPRISRFVSPMILFGVEHWTQKRPVWDLMQTVTAGQPYGELLALTDNETEIIDRIVRYQPEAYQYPPNKKSQ
- a CDS encoding sensor histidine kinase — its product is MSLLAAQNGLKNTYEFISKRVVYHSLIWFFYILTLLFLDSGEESFIIILRNTLIHVFFLMLIVYTNYLYLIPNYLSKKRFISYLLLLLFTAAIVMPIEMVCLYWNIAGNDNIDAQIELLKKQYGHFILLFLTLIISTILKIIKEWFFQQAVQKDLENKNLQSELSFLKSQINPHFLFNTLNSLYALTLKKSDKAPEIVLRLSEMMRYMLYKSNEKKVPLEQEINYIQNYLALERTRYGDKARIEFECAGDSPANYTIAPLLFITFLENSFKHGLSQSITQGFVECLLYIEDNTIDFTIQNSKTTEKDERYFQGGIGLTNVKRRLELIYPDKYKLDIHETDDIYLVNLKINLS
- a CDS encoding LytR/AlgR family response regulator transcription factor — protein: MNVIIVDDEPLAQEVIETYISKFPALHLIAKCNNAVEAFEALNSKTVDLMFLDIQMPQISGIDFLKTLSNPPQVIFTTAYSEYAMDGYELNVVDYLLKPISLDRFAKAVNKAVAQGQQLQENEPTVDSSTESSDYIFVKADKKLIKIRFDEINYIEGLKDYVILHTPNGRVVTLQTMKSLEIKLPSDIFMRVHRSFIVNLGNISIIEGNTIQIEKKIIPIGKNYKDVLLSIINKNRL